A part of Sebastes fasciatus isolate fSebFas1 chromosome 10, fSebFas1.pri, whole genome shotgun sequence genomic DNA contains:
- the slc25a43 gene encoding solute carrier family 25 member 43: MASVKKDDRLTKSQSFACVGFSGFFSKTFTSPLEVVKIKSQVGTFHCKRSLWQSFRLIYQNEGLRGFWKGNLASCLRLFPYTAVHLTTYKQIVHLHMDELGFISQWRAILAGGLAGVAAALTTYPLEVAETRLIAQNCRQPTYIGVAHTISKIYRNEGLLALYRGFSLTLLGAFPFSIGCYAVYMNLDKLWQEPPFRFTPLQNFINGCLAAGVAQTLSYPFETVKRKMQAQSARLPHFGGVDVHFNGMIDCFIQVVKSKGVLSLWNGLTANTIKIVPYFGLLFTCFEMCKQMCLYRNGYIVSPLSYKLAPGVDQSLGPSELEEAKRYLRNRNFESRGSSLGNRW; this comes from the exons ATGGCCTCGGTTAAAAAAGACGACAGACTGACGAAGTCTCAGAGCTTTGCGTGCGTCGGGTTCAGCGGGTTCTTCAGTAAAACATTCACCTCTCCTTTAGAGGTGGTCAAGATTAAAAGCCAGGTGGGCACTTTTCACTGTAAGAGGAGTCTCTGGCAGAGTTTCCGCCTCATCTACCAGAATGAGGGACTTCGAGGGTTTTGGAAAGGAAACCTGGCCTCCTGTCTGCGGTTGTTCCCCTACACCGCAGTTCATCTCACCACATACAAACA GATAGTCCACCTTCACATGGATGAGCTGGGCTTCATCTCTCAGTGGAGAGCCATATTAGCCGGTGGACTGGCCGGCGTTGCTGCAGCTCTGACCACGTACCCTCTGGAGGTGGCAGAAACCAGGCTCATCGCTCAGAACTGCAGACAGCCGACGTACATCGGCGTAGCTCACACTATCTCAAAGATCTACAGGAATGAAGGGCTGCTTGCTCTCTATAGGGGCTTTTCCCTCACTTTACTGG GTGCATTTCCCTTTTCTATCGGATGCTATGCCGTCTACATGAACTTGGACAAACTCTGGCAGGAGCCTCCTTTTCGCTTCACCCCCCTCCAGAACTTCATTAACGGCTGTCTCGCAGCGGGAGTGGCCCAAACCCTCTCCTACCCTTTTGAAACTGTAAAACGGAAGATGCAG GCGCAGAGTGCTCGTCTGCCACATTTTGGTGGCGTCGACGTCCATTTCAACGGAATGATTGACTGTTTCATACAGGTTGTAAAAAGCAAGGGCGTCCTCTCACTGTGGAACGGCCTCACCGCCAACACAATAAAG ATTGTTCCCTACTTTGGCCTTCTCTTCACCTGCTTCGAGATGTGTAAGCAGATGTGCCTTTACCGAAACGGGTACATCGTCTCACCCCTGAGCTACAAACTGGCGCCGGGGGTCGACCAGAGCCTCGGGCCGTCCGAGCTGGAGGAGGCCAAGCGCTACTTGAGAAACAGGAACTTTGAGTCAAGGGGGTCGTCTTTGGGAAACCGCTGGTGA
- the slc25a5 gene encoding ADP/ATP translocase 2, translating to MSETAISFAKDFLAGGIAAAISKTAVAPIERVKLLLQVQHASKQITVDKQYKGIVDTFVRIPKEQGFLAFWRGNLANVIRYFPTQALNFAFKDKYKNIFLDGVDRHKQFWRYFAGNLASGGAAGATSLCFVYPLDFARTRLAADVGKSGGGREFNGLADCLKKISKSDGIKGLYQGFSVSVQGIIIYRAAYFGVYDTAKGMLPDPKNTPIFVSWMIAQSVTAVAGFVSYPFDTVRRRMMMQSGRKGADIMYSGTIDCWRKIARDEGSRAFFKGAWSNVLRGMGGAFVLVLYDELKKVI from the exons ATGAGTGAGACAGCGATCTCCTTCGCCAAGGACTTCTTGGCCGGCGGTATCGCCGCTGCCATCTCCAAGACAGCTGTAGCCCCAATCGAGAGAGTCAAGCTTCTCCTGCAG GTACAACATGCTAGCAAACAGATCACAGTCGACAAGCAGTACAAGGGCATCGTCGACACATTCGTCCGTATCCCCAAGGAGCAGGGCTTCCTCGCGTTCTGGAGAGGGAACCTGGCCAACGTCATCCGATACTTCCCCACTCAGGCCCTCAACTTTGCTTTCAAGGACAAGTACAAGAATATTTTCCTGGACGGCGTGGACAGGCACAAACAGTTCTGGAGATACTTTGCAGGTAACCTGGCGTCCGGCGGCGCCGCCGGTGCCACGTCGCTCTGTTTCGTCTACCCCCTCGACTTCGCCAGAACGCGTCTGGCCGCCGACGTCGGCAAATCAGGAGGGGGGCGCGAGTTCAATGGCCTGGCGGACTGCTTGAAGAAGATCTCCAAGTCTGATGGCATCAAGGGGCTCTACCAGGGCTTCAGCGTGTCAGTGCAGGGCATCATCATCTACAGAGCGGCTTACTTTGGCGTCTACGACACGGCGAAGG GCATGCTTCCAGACCCCAAGAACACGCCCATCTTTGTCAGCTGGATGATCGCTCAGTCTGTGACGGCGGTCGCTGGATTTGTGTCCTACCCCTTCGACACCGTTCGCCGTCGTATGATGATGCAGTCTGGACGCAAAGGAG CCGACATCATGTACAGTGGCACCATCGACTGCTGGAGGAAGATCGCGCGTGACGAAGGCTCCAGGGCCTTCTTCAAGGGAGCCTGGTCTAACGTGCTCCGAGGCATGGGCGGCGCCTTCGTGCTTGTCTTGTATGATGAGCTTAAGAAAGTCATCTAA